Proteins from one Desmodus rotundus isolate HL8 chromosome 9, HLdesRot8A.1, whole genome shotgun sequence genomic window:
- the SPHK1 gene encoding sphingosine kinase 1 isoform X3: MLMDSAAGGNAAGAPTARAPGGEGEPHSPYRDARLGSTDKKLKAGATAEGSAPGALGSPGERTPRVQVMDPALGPRNQLPRPCLVLVLLNPRGGKGKALQLFRSHVQPLLAQADVSFRLMLTERRNHARELVRAEELGRWDALVVMSGDGLIHEVVNGLMERPDWETAIRKPLCSLPAGSGNALAASLNHYAGYEQVTNEDLLNNCTLLLCRRQLAPMNLLSLQTLSGLRVFSVLSLAWGFIADVDIESEKFRRLGEMRFTLGTILRLVTLRIYQGRLAYLPVEQVVSKAPTSPPLDRQDQQGPVDAHLVPLGEPVPAHWTVVPEQDFVLVLVQLHSHLGSEMFVAPMGHRVAGAMHLFYVRAGVSRAMLLRLFLAMEKGRHMECNCPYLVYVPVVAFRLEPKDGKGMFAVDGEMMVSEAVQGQVHPNYFWMVSGRGNPPPSLEPQWPPPSRKPQHTPPPEVS, encoded by the exons ATGCTGATGG ATTCCGCAGCCGGAGGGAACGCTGCGGGTGCCCCCACGGCCCGCGCTCCGGGCGGGGAAGGGGAGCCCCACAGCCCGTACCGCGACGCCCGCCTGGGCAGCACCGATAAGAAGCTGAAGGCAGGAGCCACCGCCGAGGGCAGCGCCCCGGGAGCgctggggagccctggggagcGGACGCCGCGGGTCCAGGTTATGGACCCAG CTCTGGGCCCCCGAAACCAGCTCCCACGGCCCTGCCTGGTACTGGTGCTGCTCAACCCACGCGGCGGCAAAGGCAAGGCCCTGCAGCTCTTCCGGAGCCACGTGCAGCCCCTGCTGGCCCAGGCCGATGTCTCCTTCAGGCTTATGCTCACCG AACGGCGGAACCACGCTCGGGAGCTGGTGCGGGCCGAGGAGTTGGGACGCTGGGACGCGCTGGTGGTCATGTCTGGAGACGGGCTGATACACGAG GTGGTGAACGGGCTCATGGAGCGGCCTGACTGGGAGACCGCCATCCGGAAGCCTCTGTGTAGCCTCCCAGCTGGTTCTGGCAACGCGCTGGCAGCTTCTTTGAACCATTATGCTGG CTACGAGCAGGTGACGAACGAGGACCTCCTGAACAACTGCACGCTGCTGCTGTGCCGAAGGCAGCTGGCCCCCATGAACCTGCTGTCCCTGCAGACGCTCTCGGGGCTGCGTGTCTTCTCCGTGctcagcctggcctggggcttcATCGCTGACGTGGACATCGAGAGTGAGAAGTTCCGGCGCCTCGGGGAGATGCGCTTCACGCTGGGCACCATCCTGCGCCTGGTGACCCTGCGCATCTACCAGGGCAGACTGGCCTACCTCCCTGTGGAGCAGGTGGTCTCCAAGgcgcccacctcccctcctctggACCGGCAGGACCAACAGGGCCCTGTGGACGCCCACCTCGTGCCCCTGGGGGAGCCGGTGCCTGCTCACTGGACTGTGGTGCCGGAGCAGGACTTCGTGCTGGTTCTGGTGCAGCTGCACTCACACCTGGGCAGTGAGATGTTTGTTGCGCCCATGGGCCACCGTGTGGCTGGCGCTATGCACCTGTTCTATGTGCGGGCAGGTGTGTCTCGGGCCATGCTGCTACGCCTCTTCCTGGCCATGGAGAAGGGCAGGCACATGGAGTGTAACTGTCCCTACTTGGTGTACGTGCCTGTGGTGGCCTTCCGCCTGGAGCCCAAGGACGGGAAGGGGATGTTTGCTGTGGATGGGGAGATGATGGTCAGTGAGGCTGTGCAGGGCCAGGTGCACCCCAACTACTTCTGGATGGTCAGTGGCCGCGGGAATCCCCCACCTTCTCTAGAGCCACAGTGGCCGCCACCCAGCCGGAAGCCTCAGCACACACCGCCTCCAGAGGTTTCCTGA
- the SPHK1 gene encoding sphingosine kinase 1 isoform X2: MTPRSSPSSLVSGFLDSAAGGNAAGAPTARAPGGEGEPHSPYRDARLGSTDKKLKAGATAEGSAPGALGSPGERTPRVQVMDPALGPRNQLPRPCLVLVLLNPRGGKGKALQLFRSHVQPLLAQADVSFRLMLTERRNHARELVRAEELGRWDALVVMSGDGLIHEVVNGLMERPDWETAIRKPLCSLPAGSGNALAASLNHYAGYEQVTNEDLLNNCTLLLCRRQLAPMNLLSLQTLSGLRVFSVLSLAWGFIADVDIESEKFRRLGEMRFTLGTILRLVTLRIYQGRLAYLPVEQVVSKAPTSPPLDRQDQQGPVDAHLVPLGEPVPAHWTVVPEQDFVLVLVQLHSHLGSEMFVAPMGHRVAGAMHLFYVRAGVSRAMLLRLFLAMEKGRHMECNCPYLVYVPVVAFRLEPKDGKGMFAVDGEMMVSEAVQGQVHPNYFWMVSGRGNPPPSLEPQWPPPSRKPQHTPPPEVS, encoded by the exons ATGACGCCCAGATCCTCCCCCTCGTCCTTAGTTTCGGGGTTTCTCG ATTCCGCAGCCGGAGGGAACGCTGCGGGTGCCCCCACGGCCCGCGCTCCGGGCGGGGAAGGGGAGCCCCACAGCCCGTACCGCGACGCCCGCCTGGGCAGCACCGATAAGAAGCTGAAGGCAGGAGCCACCGCCGAGGGCAGCGCCCCGGGAGCgctggggagccctggggagcGGACGCCGCGGGTCCAGGTTATGGACCCAG CTCTGGGCCCCCGAAACCAGCTCCCACGGCCCTGCCTGGTACTGGTGCTGCTCAACCCACGCGGCGGCAAAGGCAAGGCCCTGCAGCTCTTCCGGAGCCACGTGCAGCCCCTGCTGGCCCAGGCCGATGTCTCCTTCAGGCTTATGCTCACCG AACGGCGGAACCACGCTCGGGAGCTGGTGCGGGCCGAGGAGTTGGGACGCTGGGACGCGCTGGTGGTCATGTCTGGAGACGGGCTGATACACGAG GTGGTGAACGGGCTCATGGAGCGGCCTGACTGGGAGACCGCCATCCGGAAGCCTCTGTGTAGCCTCCCAGCTGGTTCTGGCAACGCGCTGGCAGCTTCTTTGAACCATTATGCTGG CTACGAGCAGGTGACGAACGAGGACCTCCTGAACAACTGCACGCTGCTGCTGTGCCGAAGGCAGCTGGCCCCCATGAACCTGCTGTCCCTGCAGACGCTCTCGGGGCTGCGTGTCTTCTCCGTGctcagcctggcctggggcttcATCGCTGACGTGGACATCGAGAGTGAGAAGTTCCGGCGCCTCGGGGAGATGCGCTTCACGCTGGGCACCATCCTGCGCCTGGTGACCCTGCGCATCTACCAGGGCAGACTGGCCTACCTCCCTGTGGAGCAGGTGGTCTCCAAGgcgcccacctcccctcctctggACCGGCAGGACCAACAGGGCCCTGTGGACGCCCACCTCGTGCCCCTGGGGGAGCCGGTGCCTGCTCACTGGACTGTGGTGCCGGAGCAGGACTTCGTGCTGGTTCTGGTGCAGCTGCACTCACACCTGGGCAGTGAGATGTTTGTTGCGCCCATGGGCCACCGTGTGGCTGGCGCTATGCACCTGTTCTATGTGCGGGCAGGTGTGTCTCGGGCCATGCTGCTACGCCTCTTCCTGGCCATGGAGAAGGGCAGGCACATGGAGTGTAACTGTCCCTACTTGGTGTACGTGCCTGTGGTGGCCTTCCGCCTGGAGCCCAAGGACGGGAAGGGGATGTTTGCTGTGGATGGGGAGATGATGGTCAGTGAGGCTGTGCAGGGCCAGGTGCACCCCAACTACTTCTGGATGGTCAGTGGCCGCGGGAATCCCCCACCTTCTCTAGAGCCACAGTGGCCGCCACCCAGCCGGAAGCCTCAGCACACACCGCCTCCAGAGGTTTCCTGA
- the SPHK1 gene encoding sphingosine kinase 1 isoform X1, whose product MSEHAAPRGRARSEHLAGRTSPRGAAPHSASVVSSPSDSAAGGNAAGAPTARAPGGEGEPHSPYRDARLGSTDKKLKAGATAEGSAPGALGSPGERTPRVQVMDPALGPRNQLPRPCLVLVLLNPRGGKGKALQLFRSHVQPLLAQADVSFRLMLTERRNHARELVRAEELGRWDALVVMSGDGLIHEVVNGLMERPDWETAIRKPLCSLPAGSGNALAASLNHYAGYEQVTNEDLLNNCTLLLCRRQLAPMNLLSLQTLSGLRVFSVLSLAWGFIADVDIESEKFRRLGEMRFTLGTILRLVTLRIYQGRLAYLPVEQVVSKAPTSPPLDRQDQQGPVDAHLVPLGEPVPAHWTVVPEQDFVLVLVQLHSHLGSEMFVAPMGHRVAGAMHLFYVRAGVSRAMLLRLFLAMEKGRHMECNCPYLVYVPVVAFRLEPKDGKGMFAVDGEMMVSEAVQGQVHPNYFWMVSGRGNPPPSLEPQWPPPSRKPQHTPPPEVS is encoded by the exons ATGTCGGAGCACGCTGCTCCCCGCGGGCGCGCGCGGTCCGAGCATCTGGCTGGGCGCACCTCACCTCGGGGAGCCGCTCCGCACTCCGCCAGCGTTGTCTCCTCTCCCTCAGATTCCGCAGCCGGAGGGAACGCTGCGGGTGCCCCCACGGCCCGCGCTCCGGGCGGGGAAGGGGAGCCCCACAGCCCGTACCGCGACGCCCGCCTGGGCAGCACCGATAAGAAGCTGAAGGCAGGAGCCACCGCCGAGGGCAGCGCCCCGGGAGCgctggggagccctggggagcGGACGCCGCGGGTCCAGGTTATGGACCCAG CTCTGGGCCCCCGAAACCAGCTCCCACGGCCCTGCCTGGTACTGGTGCTGCTCAACCCACGCGGCGGCAAAGGCAAGGCCCTGCAGCTCTTCCGGAGCCACGTGCAGCCCCTGCTGGCCCAGGCCGATGTCTCCTTCAGGCTTATGCTCACCG AACGGCGGAACCACGCTCGGGAGCTGGTGCGGGCCGAGGAGTTGGGACGCTGGGACGCGCTGGTGGTCATGTCTGGAGACGGGCTGATACACGAG GTGGTGAACGGGCTCATGGAGCGGCCTGACTGGGAGACCGCCATCCGGAAGCCTCTGTGTAGCCTCCCAGCTGGTTCTGGCAACGCGCTGGCAGCTTCTTTGAACCATTATGCTGG CTACGAGCAGGTGACGAACGAGGACCTCCTGAACAACTGCACGCTGCTGCTGTGCCGAAGGCAGCTGGCCCCCATGAACCTGCTGTCCCTGCAGACGCTCTCGGGGCTGCGTGTCTTCTCCGTGctcagcctggcctggggcttcATCGCTGACGTGGACATCGAGAGTGAGAAGTTCCGGCGCCTCGGGGAGATGCGCTTCACGCTGGGCACCATCCTGCGCCTGGTGACCCTGCGCATCTACCAGGGCAGACTGGCCTACCTCCCTGTGGAGCAGGTGGTCTCCAAGgcgcccacctcccctcctctggACCGGCAGGACCAACAGGGCCCTGTGGACGCCCACCTCGTGCCCCTGGGGGAGCCGGTGCCTGCTCACTGGACTGTGGTGCCGGAGCAGGACTTCGTGCTGGTTCTGGTGCAGCTGCACTCACACCTGGGCAGTGAGATGTTTGTTGCGCCCATGGGCCACCGTGTGGCTGGCGCTATGCACCTGTTCTATGTGCGGGCAGGTGTGTCTCGGGCCATGCTGCTACGCCTCTTCCTGGCCATGGAGAAGGGCAGGCACATGGAGTGTAACTGTCCCTACTTGGTGTACGTGCCTGTGGTGGCCTTCCGCCTGGAGCCCAAGGACGGGAAGGGGATGTTTGCTGTGGATGGGGAGATGATGGTCAGTGAGGCTGTGCAGGGCCAGGTGCACCCCAACTACTTCTGGATGGTCAGTGGCCGCGGGAATCCCCCACCTTCTCTAGAGCCACAGTGGCCGCCACCCAGCCGGAAGCCTCAGCACACACCGCCTCCAGAGGTTTCCTGA
- the SPHK1 gene encoding sphingosine kinase 1 isoform X4 → MDPALGPRNQLPRPCLVLVLLNPRGGKGKALQLFRSHVQPLLAQADVSFRLMLTERRNHARELVRAEELGRWDALVVMSGDGLIHEVVNGLMERPDWETAIRKPLCSLPAGSGNALAASLNHYAGYEQVTNEDLLNNCTLLLCRRQLAPMNLLSLQTLSGLRVFSVLSLAWGFIADVDIESEKFRRLGEMRFTLGTILRLVTLRIYQGRLAYLPVEQVVSKAPTSPPLDRQDQQGPVDAHLVPLGEPVPAHWTVVPEQDFVLVLVQLHSHLGSEMFVAPMGHRVAGAMHLFYVRAGVSRAMLLRLFLAMEKGRHMECNCPYLVYVPVVAFRLEPKDGKGMFAVDGEMMVSEAVQGQVHPNYFWMVSGRGNPPPSLEPQWPPPSRKPQHTPPPEVS, encoded by the exons ATGGACCCAG CTCTGGGCCCCCGAAACCAGCTCCCACGGCCCTGCCTGGTACTGGTGCTGCTCAACCCACGCGGCGGCAAAGGCAAGGCCCTGCAGCTCTTCCGGAGCCACGTGCAGCCCCTGCTGGCCCAGGCCGATGTCTCCTTCAGGCTTATGCTCACCG AACGGCGGAACCACGCTCGGGAGCTGGTGCGGGCCGAGGAGTTGGGACGCTGGGACGCGCTGGTGGTCATGTCTGGAGACGGGCTGATACACGAG GTGGTGAACGGGCTCATGGAGCGGCCTGACTGGGAGACCGCCATCCGGAAGCCTCTGTGTAGCCTCCCAGCTGGTTCTGGCAACGCGCTGGCAGCTTCTTTGAACCATTATGCTGG CTACGAGCAGGTGACGAACGAGGACCTCCTGAACAACTGCACGCTGCTGCTGTGCCGAAGGCAGCTGGCCCCCATGAACCTGCTGTCCCTGCAGACGCTCTCGGGGCTGCGTGTCTTCTCCGTGctcagcctggcctggggcttcATCGCTGACGTGGACATCGAGAGTGAGAAGTTCCGGCGCCTCGGGGAGATGCGCTTCACGCTGGGCACCATCCTGCGCCTGGTGACCCTGCGCATCTACCAGGGCAGACTGGCCTACCTCCCTGTGGAGCAGGTGGTCTCCAAGgcgcccacctcccctcctctggACCGGCAGGACCAACAGGGCCCTGTGGACGCCCACCTCGTGCCCCTGGGGGAGCCGGTGCCTGCTCACTGGACTGTGGTGCCGGAGCAGGACTTCGTGCTGGTTCTGGTGCAGCTGCACTCACACCTGGGCAGTGAGATGTTTGTTGCGCCCATGGGCCACCGTGTGGCTGGCGCTATGCACCTGTTCTATGTGCGGGCAGGTGTGTCTCGGGCCATGCTGCTACGCCTCTTCCTGGCCATGGAGAAGGGCAGGCACATGGAGTGTAACTGTCCCTACTTGGTGTACGTGCCTGTGGTGGCCTTCCGCCTGGAGCCCAAGGACGGGAAGGGGATGTTTGCTGTGGATGGGGAGATGATGGTCAGTGAGGCTGTGCAGGGCCAGGTGCACCCCAACTACTTCTGGATGGTCAGTGGCCGCGGGAATCCCCCACCTTCTCTAGAGCCACAGTGGCCGCCACCCAGCCGGAAGCCTCAGCACACACCGCCTCCAGAGGTTTCCTGA